A stretch of the Bombyx mori chromosome 12, ASM3026992v2 genome encodes the following:
- the LOC101738621 gene encoding myophilin, with the protein MPARNKDQEQEVLTWISDVLGEPLPNGAYEDVLRDGVILCKLANKLAPGSVKKIQEKGTNFQLMENIQRFQAAIKKYGVPEEEIFQTADLFERRNIPQVTLCLYALGRITQKHPEFTGPQLGPKMADKNERTFTEEQLRAHNAELNLQMGFNKGASQSGHGGFGNTRHM; encoded by the exons ATGCCT GCCAGAAACAAGGACCAAGAACAAGAGGTTCTCACTTGGATCTCTGATGTTTTGGGAGAGCCGCTACCAAATGGCGCATACGAGGATGTGCTAAGGGACGGTGTGATCCTTTGCAAATTGGCCAACAAATTGGCTCCTGGATCAGTGAAAAAAATCCAAGAGAAAGGGACCAACTTCCAGCTCATGGAGAACATTCAAAG GTTCCAAGCGGCAATCAAGAAATACGGAGTACCAGAAGAAGAAATATTCCAAACCGCCGATCTTTTTGAGAGGCGTAACATTCCCCAAGTAACATTATGTTTGTACGCTCTGGGAAGAATT ACTCAAAAACATCCCGAGTTTACAGGACCTCAGCTAGGACCTAAAATGGCTGATAAGAACGAACGTACCTTCACGGAAGAACAACTTCGGGCCCACAACGCTGAACTTAACCTCCAAATGGGCTTCAATAAGGGCGCCTCCCAGTCCGGTCATGGTGGCTTCGGTAACACCCGCCACATGTAA
- the LOC101738753 gene encoding circadian clock-controlled protein daywake: protein MQLKFIIVTLVIHHASADYFRTQPDFVKTCLKSDPEFDDCSRDAVQKLFDALGPGLPEIGMPPLDPLNIPKIRILQGEGPVNVNAALDNVTVTGFGKTEVLMSQVDSKTYDFYTKVRVPKIRIEGTYDLKGKILVIPLVGRGKCWFEPSNMTIDIVSDIKLYEKDGFVFFNVTAAHVKYSIGGLKLRMNNLFDGIQSLEESTNAYLNENWRPVSESLRPILSKTIEDILLGFTQTLFHNLPANFLIGDVKNKNKKLEDAF from the exons ATGCAGCTTAAATTCATCATAGTGACATTAGTGATCCATCATGCAAGTGCTGATTATTTCCGAACTCAAC CGGATTTCGTGAAAACGTGCTTGAAAAGTGACCCCGAGTTCGATGATTGTTCTCGTGATGCTGTACAGAAACTATTCGATGCTTTGGGGCCAG GTCTACCGGAAATAGGTATGCCTCCACTAGACCCATTAAATATTCCGAAAATAAGAATTTTGCAAGGAGAGGGTCCTGTAAATGTCAATGCAGCTCTGGATAATGTCACAGTCACTGGATTCGGAAAAACTGAAGTATTGATGAGTCA ggttGACAGCAAAACCTATGACTTTTATACTAAAGTACGTGTGCCTAAAATTAGAATAGAAGGCACGTATGATTTAAAAGGAAAAATTCTAGTAATACCTTTGGTCGGCCGAGGAAAATGCTGGTTTGAACCAA GTAACATGACAATAGACATCGTGAGTGATATCAAATTGTATGAAAAGGACGGCTTTGTATTTTTCAATGTCACTGCAGCTCACGTTAAATATTCAATAGGTGGATTGAAGCTGCGCATGAATAATCTCTTTGACGGCATCCAATCTTtgg AGGAAAGCACCAATGCATATCTTAACGAGAACTGGAGGCCTGTTTCTGAATCTCTGCGGCCAATCCTATCAAAAACTATAGAAGACATTCTATTAGGTTTCACGCAAACGCTGTTCCACAATTTACCGGCCAATTTTTTGATCGGCGacgtgaaaaacaaaaataaaaaactcgaaGACGCTTTCTAg